From one [Ruminococcus] lactaris ATCC 29176 genomic stretch:
- a CDS encoding TAXI family TRAP transporter solute-binding subunit has translation MHMKKKLLAFGMAVLMLTGCGSSSGTIRFGAAGLGGTYHMFSDAFAEIIESESADCSIEVKTTAGSAANVRLLSDGYVQMAIAQADIINDAYYGVGMFENDKKYQGYSAVGGLYTEACQIVVRADSDIRSVEDLQGKTVSVGEEESGTEKNAEQILAAYGLSERLVTEVNLDYTDAVEQLKKKEIDAMFCTAGAYTTVIGELAKQCEIRFIDLDEKGIDKLMKSYDFYTECEIPENTYVGQTEAVRTVGVKAVLLASDKLSEKKVKEITEILFENKAELQYILPTDISLDESQATEGITIPFHDGAAVYYEEHGISMNEE, from the coding sequence ATGCATATGAAAAAGAAATTACTTGCTTTCGGAATGGCAGTACTGATGCTGACCGGTTGTGGCAGCAGTTCCGGCACGATCCGGTTCGGAGCAGCCGGACTGGGTGGAACTTACCATATGTTCAGTGATGCTTTTGCAGAAATTATAGAATCAGAGAGTGCTGACTGCTCGATAGAAGTAAAGACAACAGCAGGGTCTGCCGCGAATGTACGGCTTTTGTCAGACGGGTATGTTCAGATGGCCATCGCACAGGCAGATATCATCAATGATGCATATTACGGAGTGGGAATGTTTGAAAATGATAAGAAGTATCAGGGATATTCCGCTGTCGGAGGGTTATATACGGAGGCGTGCCAGATTGTAGTACGTGCTGATTCGGACATCCGGTCAGTAGAAGATCTGCAGGGAAAGACAGTCAGTGTTGGAGAAGAAGAGTCAGGAACAGAGAAAAATGCAGAGCAGATCCTGGCAGCGTACGGTCTGTCAGAACGGTTAGTAACCGAGGTGAATCTGGATTATACAGACGCGGTCGAACAGTTGAAAAAGAAAGAGATTGATGCCATGTTCTGTACAGCCGGTGCTTATACAACGGTGATCGGAGAACTTGCCAAGCAGTGTGAGATCCGATTCATAGATCTGGACGAGAAGGGAATCGACAAGCTGATGAAGTCTTATGACTTCTATACAGAATGTGAAATTCCTGAAAATACATATGTCGGGCAGACTGAAGCTGTCAGAACAGTAGGAGTAAAGGCAGTATTACTCGCAAGCGACAAATTATCAGAAAAGAAAGTAAAAGAGATCACAGAAATTTTATTTGAAAATAAGGCTGAACTTCAGTACATTCTTCCAACAGATATTTCACTTGATGAGAGCCAGGCAACAGAGGGAATCACGATCCCATTTCATGACGGGGCA
- a CDS encoding HelD family protein, with protein sequence MTNYKNDRRFNGSYFLEEVELKLKKRLDEIRKSLSDGQKEIDNMQEYYWENYTEMDEYGYEDYDNQQALLHQVNANQEKLQLKHRFEKMLDSPFFGRVDFVFDGEEEAEPFYIGIGNFAEKAGMQPLVYDWRAPVSGLFYDFDKGPAVYQAPAGEIQGEILSKWQYKIKNGKMIYEFESDTKIDDDILKKELGTNSDVKLKNIVRTIQKEQNAIIRNTRDRILVIQGAAGSGKTSIALHRIAYLLYHERENLKSSNILILSPNGVFADYISHILPELGEENIREMSFDLFAYKELKNTAADCEDKYDQLERIMKFPDQEALRRADWKQSAEFVGEIEGFLAMLEDSLMDFRPVEYRGMVMTEEEILKLFYYKFTETPLLKRMDLVRDYFIDEWETLRGRNISDDDKLLLQQKFDKMYVTKDLYRIYCQLLEECGLDPLSGAEYERRKIPYEDVFPMLYLKYRLEGGNHSHKNIKHLVIDEMQDYSYLQYTILANLFSCKMTILGDRAQTMDVRQQDVLKFLPRILGRDLHKIEMNKSYRNTVEIAEYAAKISGIEDLILLDRHGKEVAEQTFASEDFLLDAVQENLNEEFETAALLTMTEEEALELNRLLKLRGAEVAYIDKNSSSFKKGLTVTTFYLAKGLEFDQVFAVRGKEQNPLRQQAEYICAMRALHELYMYEIADV encoded by the coding sequence ATGACAAATTATAAGAACGACAGAAGATTCAACGGAAGTTATTTTCTTGAAGAAGTAGAATTGAAATTAAAGAAAAGACTGGATGAGATCAGAAAGTCTCTCTCTGACGGACAGAAAGAGATCGATAATATGCAGGAGTATTATTGGGAAAATTATACCGAGATGGATGAGTATGGCTATGAAGATTATGATAATCAGCAGGCACTGCTCCATCAGGTCAATGCAAATCAGGAAAAACTGCAGTTAAAGCACCGGTTTGAAAAAATGCTGGACTCTCCCTTTTTTGGAAGAGTTGATTTCGTGTTTGACGGGGAAGAAGAGGCAGAGCCATTTTATATCGGCATTGGAAATTTCGCTGAGAAAGCCGGGATGCAGCCACTGGTTTATGACTGGAGAGCTCCTGTGAGTGGCTTATTTTATGATTTCGATAAAGGACCGGCGGTTTATCAGGCTCCTGCCGGTGAAATACAGGGTGAGATCCTTTCCAAATGGCAGTATAAGATCAAAAATGGAAAAATGATCTATGAGTTCGAAAGCGATACAAAGATTGACGATGATATTCTGAAAAAGGAGCTTGGCACGAACAGTGATGTAAAATTAAAGAATATCGTCCGTACGATCCAGAAGGAGCAGAATGCAATCATCCGCAATACCAGAGACCGGATTTTGGTGATCCAGGGTGCGGCAGGGAGTGGCAAAACCTCCATTGCACTCCATCGGATCGCATATCTTTTATATCATGAGCGGGAAAATCTGAAATCTTCCAATATTCTGATTCTGTCACCGAACGGAGTTTTTGCAGATTATATTTCGCATATTCTTCCTGAACTGGGTGAAGAAAATATCCGGGAGATGAGTTTTGATTTGTTTGCTTATAAAGAACTGAAAAATACTGCGGCAGACTGTGAAGATAAATACGACCAGTTGGAACGAATTATGAAATTTCCGGATCAGGAAGCACTGCGGCGGGCTGACTGGAAGCAGTCAGCAGAATTTGTCGGAGAAATCGAAGGATTTCTTGCAATGCTGGAGGATTCCCTGATGGATTTCCGTCCGGTTGAGTATCGGGGAATGGTAATGACAGAAGAAGAGATACTGAAGCTGTTCTATTATAAATTTACCGAGACACCACTTCTGAAGAGGATGGATTTAGTAAGAGATTATTTTATCGATGAATGGGAGACATTAAGAGGACGGAATATTTCTGATGATGATAAATTGCTTTTACAGCAAAAATTCGATAAAATGTATGTGACGAAGGATCTTTACAGGATTTATTGCCAGTTGCTGGAAGAGTGTGGACTTGATCCGCTGTCCGGAGCAGAGTATGAGAGACGGAAAATCCCGTATGAGGATGTATTTCCGATGTTGTATCTGAAGTACAGACTGGAAGGTGGAAATCATTCGCATAAAAATATTAAGCATCTGGTGATTGATGAGATGCAGGATTACTCATATTTGCAATATACGATCCTTGCCAATTTATTTTCCTGTAAGATGACGATTCTTGGAGACCGGGCTCAGACAATGGATGTCCGGCAGCAGGATGTCCTGAAATTTCTTCCACGGATTCTTGGACGGGATCTTCATAAGATTGAGATGAATAAAAGTTACCGGAATACGGTTGAGATTGCCGAGTATGCAGCAAAGATCAGTGGCATAGAGGATCTGATCCTTCTGGACAGGCATGGAAAAGAAGTTGCAGAGCAGACGTTTGCATCGGAGGACTTCCTGCTGGATGCAGTTCAGGAAAATCTGAATGAGGAGTTTGAAACGGCGGCACTTCTTACTATGACGGAGGAAGAAGCCCTGGAGCTGAACCGTCTTCTGAAATTGCGGGGAGCGGAAGTCGCCTATATTGACAAGAACAGTTCCTCCTTTAAAAAGGGACTGACAGTAACGACCTTTTATCTTGCAAAAGGTCTCGAATTTGATCAGGTCTTTGCGGTGAGAGGCAAGGAGCAGAATCCTTTGAGACAGCAGGCAGAGTATATCTGTGCGATGAGAGCTTTGCATGAACTGTATATGTATGAGATCGCAGATGTATAA
- the gltA gene encoding NADPH-dependent glutamate synthase gives MADMMKKVPVREQEPKVRATNFEEVCLGYNKEEAMEEATRCLNCKNARCIQGCPVSINIPAFIQEVKAGNIEEAYKVIGKSSALPAICGRVCPQESQCEGKCVRGIKGEAVSIGKLERFVADYALEHDIKPECAETKNGHKVAVIGSGPSGLTCAGDLAKLGYDVTVFEALHELGGVLVYGIPEFRLPKQKVVAKEIEKVKELGVKFETNVVIGKSTTIDQLMEEEGFEAVFIGSGAGLPMFMGIPGENANEVFSANEYLTRSNLMKAFREDYDTPIAAGKKVAVVGGGNVAMDAARTALRLGAEVHIVYRRSEAELPARAEEVHHAKEEGIIFDLLTNPKKINVDEKGNITSMTVVKMELGEPDASGRRRPVEIEGSEYDIEVDTVIMSLGTSPNPLISSTTKGLETNRRKCIVAEEENGQTSKEGVFAGGDAVTGAATVILAMGAGKAGAKGIDEYLKNK, from the coding sequence ATGGCTGATATGATGAAAAAAGTACCTGTAAGAGAACAGGAACCAAAGGTACGTGCTACCAACTTTGAAGAAGTATGTCTTGGATACAATAAAGAAGAGGCAATGGAAGAGGCAACGAGATGTCTGAACTGTAAGAATGCAAGATGTATCCAGGGATGTCCTGTATCCATCAATATCCCTGCATTTATTCAGGAGGTAAAAGCAGGAAATATCGAAGAAGCTTATAAGGTGATCGGTAAGTCCAGTGCCCTTCCGGCTATCTGTGGACGTGTCTGCCCACAGGAGTCTCAGTGTGAGGGAAAATGTGTCCGTGGTATTAAAGGTGAAGCAGTTTCTATCGGAAAGCTTGAGAGATTTGTTGCGGATTACGCTCTGGAGCATGATATTAAGCCGGAGTGTGCAGAGACAAAGAATGGTCATAAAGTTGCAGTCATCGGTTCCGGTCCGTCCGGACTTACCTGTGCAGGAGATCTGGCAAAGCTAGGTTATGATGTAACTGTATTTGAAGCTCTGCATGAACTCGGAGGAGTACTTGTATATGGTATCCCTGAGTTCCGTCTTCCAAAGCAGAAAGTTGTTGCAAAAGAGATCGAGAAGGTAAAAGAGCTTGGTGTCAAATTTGAGACGAATGTTGTGATCGGTAAATCCACTACGATCGACCAGTTGATGGAAGAAGAAGGATTTGAGGCAGTATTTATCGGTTCAGGAGCCGGTCTTCCGATGTTTATGGGTATTCCGGGAGAGAATGCAAATGAAGTCTTCTCTGCAAATGAGTATCTGACAAGAAGCAACCTGATGAAAGCATTCCGTGAAGATTATGATACACCGATCGCAGCAGGCAAGAAAGTTGCCGTTGTCGGTGGCGGTAATGTTGCAATGGATGCAGCAAGAACAGCACTCAGACTTGGTGCAGAAGTACATATTGTGTACAGAAGAAGCGAGGCAGAACTTCCGGCCAGAGCAGAAGAAGTACATCATGCAAAAGAAGAGGGCATCATTTTTGACCTTCTGACAAACCCGAAGAAGATCAATGTTGATGAAAAGGGAAATATCACAAGCATGACCGTTGTTAAGATGGAGCTTGGTGAGCCAGATGCTTCAGGAAGAAGACGTCCGGTTGAGATCGAAGGATCAGAGTATGATATCGAAGTTGATACAGTGATCATGTCTCTTGGAACTTCTCCGAACCCACTGATCTCTTCTACAACAAAAGGTCTTGAGACAAACCGCAGAAAATGTATCGTTGCAGAGGAAGAGAACGGCCAGACTTCAAAAGAAGGTGTATTTGCCGGAGGAGATGCCGTTACCGGTGCTGCTACAGTTATCCTTGCAATGGGAGCCGGTAAAGCAGGTGCGAAGGGTATTGATGAATATCTGAAAAATAAATAA
- a CDS encoding sulfide/dihydroorotate dehydrogenase-like FAD/NAD-binding protein yields MYKIAKARRLADKIFLMDVHAPRVASHCQPGQFIIVKMDEKGERIPLTICDYDREAGTITIVVQEVGASTTKMGELKEGDYFRDFTGPLGCPSEFVEEDLETLKKKKMLFVAGGVGAAPVYPQVKWLREHGIEADVIVGSKTKDMLILEDEMKAVAGNYYPCTDDGSYGHAGMVTTMIEELVGEGKKYDVCVAIGPMIMMKFVCLLTKKLEIPTIVSMNPIMVDGTGMCGACRLQVGDEIKFACVDGPEFDGHLVDFDQAMKRSQMYKSEEGRAMLKLQEGDTHHGGCGHCGGDE; encoded by the coding sequence ATGTATAAGATTGCAAAAGCTAGAAGACTGGCCGACAAGATCTTTCTGATGGATGTTCATGCACCGCGTGTTGCAAGTCACTGTCAGCCGGGTCAGTTTATTATCGTGAAGATGGACGAAAAGGGAGAACGTATTCCTCTGACAATCTGTGATTATGACAGAGAAGCAGGAACGATCACGATCGTTGTCCAGGAAGTAGGAGCTTCCACAACGAAGATGGGAGAACTGAAAGAAGGAGACTATTTCCGTGACTTTACAGGTCCGCTGGGGTGTCCATCAGAATTTGTAGAAGAAGATCTGGAGACACTGAAGAAGAAAAAAATGCTTTTTGTAGCAGGTGGTGTAGGAGCTGCTCCGGTATATCCACAGGTAAAATGGCTCAGAGAGCATGGCATTGAAGCAGATGTTATCGTTGGTTCCAAGACGAAAGATATGCTGATCCTTGAAGATGAGATGAAAGCAGTTGCAGGAAATTATTATCCGTGTACAGATGATGGATCCTATGGTCACGCAGGTATGGTTACGACCATGATCGAAGAGCTGGTCGGTGAGGGCAAAAAGTATGATGTCTGTGTTGCAATCGGACCGATGATCATGATGAAGTTCGTATGTCTGCTTACGAAGAAACTTGAGATCCCGACGATCGTCAGCATGAACCCGATCATGGTAGACGGAACAGGTATGTGCGGTGCCTGTCGTCTTCAGGTTGGCGATGAGATTAAATTTGCCTGCGTAGATGGCCCTGAATTTGACGGACATCTTGTTGATTTTGATCAGGCAATGAAGAGAAGCCAGATGTATAAGTCTGAAGAAGGTCGTGCAATGCTGAAACTTCAGGAAGGCGATACCCATCATGGCGGATGCGGACATTGTGGAGGTGACGAGTAA
- a CDS encoding iron-containing alcohol dehydrogenase, with amino-acid sequence MSRFCLPRDIYHGKGCLEELKNLKGKKACLVVGGGSMKRQGFLDRAVNYLKEGGMEVKLIEGVEPDPSVETVMKGAEVMREFEPDWIVAMGGGSPIDAAKAMWVFYEYPEVSFEDIITPFSFPELRQKAKFAAIPSTSGTATEVTAFSVITNYQTGVKYPLADFNITPDVAIVDPDLVSGLPVKQVAYTGMDALTHAIEAYVSTLNGPFTDPLALQAIEMVLDYLPASYNCDMVAREQMHYAQCLAGMAFSNALLGIVHSMAHKTGAAFSTGHIPHGCANAIYLPYVIQYNAKDPVAAKRYAEIARRMGLPGTSEKALINSLIEKIDDFNVRLNIPKTLKDFGINEDEFKEKVDKIAELAVGDACTGSNPRAIDPAAMAKLLTCTYYGTEVDF; translated from the coding sequence ATGAGTAGATTTTGTTTACCAAGGGACATTTATCATGGAAAAGGCTGTCTTGAAGAACTGAAGAATCTGAAAGGAAAGAAAGCCTGTCTTGTTGTCGGTGGAGGATCTATGAAGCGTCAGGGATTCCTTGACCGGGCAGTAAACTACCTGAAAGAGGGTGGCATGGAAGTAAAGCTGATCGAGGGTGTTGAGCCGGATCCGTCTGTTGAGACCGTTATGAAGGGTGCAGAGGTGATGCGTGAGTTTGAGCCGGACTGGATCGTTGCCATGGGCGGTGGATCACCGATTGATGCTGCAAAAGCAATGTGGGTATTCTACGAATATCCAGAGGTCTCCTTTGAAGATATCATTACTCCGTTCAGTTTCCCTGAACTGAGACAGAAAGCAAAATTTGCAGCAATTCCTTCTACATCAGGAACAGCTACAGAGGTTACAGCATTCTCCGTTATCACGAATTATCAGACAGGAGTAAAATATCCGCTGGCTGACTTCAATATCACACCGGATGTAGCCATCGTTGATCCTGACCTTGTATCAGGACTTCCGGTAAAGCAGGTTGCATATACAGGTATGGATGCCCTGACTCATGCGATTGAGGCATATGTATCCACGCTGAACGGACCTTTCACGGATCCGCTTGCATTACAGGCAATCGAGATGGTTCTTGATTATCTGCCGGCATCTTATAATTGCGATATGGTTGCAAGAGAGCAGATGCACTATGCACAGTGCCTTGCAGGAATGGCATTCTCCAATGCATTGCTTGGAATCGTCCACTCCATGGCTCATAAGACAGGTGCAGCTTTCTCAACAGGTCATATTCCGCATGGTTGTGCAAATGCAATTTATCTGCCGTATGTTATCCAATATAACGCAAAAGATCCTGTAGCTGCAAAGCGTTATGCTGAGATCGCCCGCAGAATGGGTCTTCCGGGAACATCTGAGAAGGCACTGATCAACAGTCTTATTGAGAAGATTGATGATTTCAATGTAAGACTTAACATTCCTAAGACGTTGAAAGACTTCGGTATTAATGAGGATGAATTCAAGGAGAAGGTAGACAAGATCGCAGAACTGGCAGTTGGCGATGCATGTACGGGATCAAATCCGCGTGCCATTGATCCTGCCGCTATGGCAAAACTTCTTACATGTACATATTACGGAACAGAGGTTGATTTCTAA
- a CDS encoding chitobiase/beta-hexosaminidase C-terminal domain-containing protein, producing MKCVHCGANIPDGQLICPRCNAEVQMVPDYNPLDDVLAREVKGSVEGATRQIRTDDVRRQRQMSQTQSVRSTRVLNENEMERLREARRENLRRSKEQQNRRQAERQQTGNLRKDSPEYRRIQQMKRREAAKKKRRNLLLVLFLIVCLIGVGIYVIYQNSYTGVMKKGMSALQEDNYEVAQKYFDRAVIKDKSRPEAYKGLADIYVDQGDLDSAESVYLTALETQPSNEKLYEAVIDFYVKNDELDKISVLLEDCDDSKVLKAVKKYVSTAPEFSLKEGSYTEVQQVSLSSETRGDIYYTTDGSEPTTASQKYSEAILLQEEGVTEIRAIAVNKAGVPSVVASAKYTIAFPVADAPAVSPSTGAYSGTIQVTVTVPDGYTAYYTTDGSVPDAGTTKYTAPVDLRLDAKVTFNVVLINNQNGKATAMTSKTYIPKPSAE from the coding sequence ATGAAGTGTGTACATTGCGGAGCAAATATACCGGATGGTCAGTTGATCTGTCCCAGGTGCAATGCTGAAGTACAGATGGTCCCGGATTATAACCCGCTGGATGATGTTCTTGCAAGAGAAGTAAAGGGTTCGGTAGAAGGGGCTACCCGACAGATCCGGACAGATGATGTCCGGAGACAGCGTCAGATGAGTCAGACCCAGAGTGTCCGTTCTACCCGCGTTCTGAATGAAAATGAGATGGAACGGCTCAGGGAGGCAAGAAGAGAAAATCTCCGTCGTTCTAAAGAACAGCAGAACCGGAGACAGGCGGAGAGGCAACAGACCGGAAATCTCAGAAAAGATTCACCGGAATACCGCAGGATTCAGCAAATGAAGCGGAGAGAAGCCGCAAAGAAAAAGAGAAGGAATCTTTTGCTCGTTCTTTTTTTAATCGTATGTCTGATCGGTGTGGGAATTTATGTGATTTATCAGAATTCTTATACCGGAGTCATGAAAAAGGGAATGTCAGCACTGCAGGAGGACAATTACGAAGTTGCACAGAAGTATTTTGACCGTGCTGTGATCAAGGACAAATCCAGGCCTGAAGCGTACAAGGGGCTTGCAGATATTTATGTGGATCAGGGAGATCTGGACAGTGCAGAATCTGTGTATCTGACTGCTTTGGAGACACAGCCATCCAATGAAAAGCTTTATGAGGCAGTCATTGATTTTTATGTGAAAAATGATGAACTGGATAAAATCTCCGTACTGCTGGAAGACTGCGATGACAGTAAAGTACTTAAGGCAGTAAAAAAATATGTTTCCACAGCACCGGAATTCAGTCTGAAAGAGGGCAGTTATACAGAGGTTCAGCAGGTTTCTCTTTCTTCCGAGACAAGAGGAGATATTTATTATACGACAGACGGGTCAGAACCGACGACTGCCAGTCAGAAATATTCTGAGGCAATCCTTCTGCAGGAAGAAGGCGTGACTGAGATTCGGGCGATTGCTGTCAACAAGGCAGGAGTGCCAAGCGTTGTGGCAAGTGCGAAATATACGATTGCATTCCCGGTGGCTGATGCACCGGCGGTTTCTCCATCTACGGGTGCATACAGCGGAACGATCCAGGTGACTGTGACAGTTCCGGATGGGTATACGGCTTATTATACAACCGATGGTTCTGTACCGGATGCAGGTACCACGAAATATACAGCACCGGTTGACCTGCGGCTGGATGCAAAGGTTACTTTTAATGTAGTACTGATCAATAATCAGAATGGAAAAGCGACAGCCATGACAAGCAAGACCTATATTCCAAAGCCTTCGGCAGAATAA
- the folD gene encoding bifunctional methylenetetrahydrofolate dehydrogenase/methenyltetrahydrofolate cyclohydrolase FolD, translated as MAQLIDGKAISQQIKDELKAEVEALKNDGTDICLAVIQVGDDPASSVYVRNKKRACAYIGVESRAYELPEDTTEEQLVELVKELNADDTVNGILVQLPLPAQIDEDKIIRTISADKDVDGFHPESVGKLWIGEKGFLSCTPAGVIQLLKRSGIEIAGKECVIIGRSNIVGKPMAALLLRENGTVTIAHSRTKNLADVTRRADILIVAIGKERFITSDYVKEGAVVIDVGMHRDAENHLCGDVDFADVEPVASAITPVPGGVGPMTIAMLMNNCVETVRS; from the coding sequence ATGGCACAATTAATTGATGGAAAGGCAATTTCACAGCAGATTAAAGATGAATTAAAAGCAGAGGTAGAAGCATTGAAGAATGACGGAACGGACATTTGTCTTGCCGTCATTCAGGTAGGGGATGATCCGGCTTCTTCCGTTTATGTAAGAAATAAAAAAAGAGCCTGTGCATATATCGGAGTAGAATCAAGGGCATATGAACTGCCGGAGGATACGACAGAAGAGCAGCTTGTAGAGCTTGTAAAGGAACTGAATGCGGATGATACGGTAAATGGAATCCTTGTACAGCTCCCACTTCCCGCTCAGATTGATGAAGATAAGATCATCCGGACGATTTCGGCTGATAAGGACGTGGATGGATTCCATCCTGAAAGTGTGGGAAAACTGTGGATCGGGGAAAAGGGATTTTTATCCTGCACTCCGGCCGGTGTGATCCAGTTGCTGAAGCGTTCGGGAATAGAGATTGCCGGAAAGGAATGTGTGATCATCGGAAGAAGCAATATTGTCGGGAAGCCAATGGCAGCACTGCTTCTCCGGGAAAATGGAACAGTTACGATTGCACACTCCAGAACGAAGAATCTTGCAGATGTGACAAGAAGAGCAGATATTCTGATCGTTGCAATCGGAAAAGAGCGTTTCATAACATCAGATTATGTTAAAGAAGGTGCGGTTGTTATTGATGTCGGAATGCATCGGGATGCAGAAAATCATCTGTGTGGAGATGTTGATTTTGCAGATGTTGAACCAGTTGCATCAGCGATCACTCCTGTTCCGGGCGGAGTAGGACCGATGACGATCGCCATGCTGATGAATAACTGTGTAGAGACTGTACGCAGCTAG
- a CDS encoding formate--tetrahydrofolate ligase produces MKTDIQIAQEAEMKHIREVAEGAGIAEAELEFYGKYKAKLSDELWERIKDREDGKLVLVTAINPTPAGEGKTTISVGLGQAFAKLGKKSVIALREPSLGPCFGIKGGAAGGGYSQVVPMEDLNLHFTGDFHAITSANNLLAAMLDNHIQQGNALGIDPRQIVWKRCVDMNDRVLRNIVVGLGRKTDGMVREDHFVITVASEIMAILCLADDLADLKKRLGRIIVAYNFNGDPVTADDLQATGAMTALLKDAIKPNLIQTLEHTPALVHGGPFANIAHGCNSVRATKMALKLGDIAVTEAGFGADLGAEKFFDIKCRMAGLKPDAVVLVATVRALKYNGGVAKADLAEENLDALAKGIVNLEKHIENIQKYGVPVVVTLNSFVSDTDAENAFIEKFCHDHNCEFALSEVWEKGGEGGIALAEKVLETLETKESHFHPLYSEELSLKDKIRTIAQEIYGARDVVYEPAASKQIAKIEEMGFSDFPVCMAKNQYSLSDDAKKLGRPENFDIHIREVYVSAGAGFVVALTGAVMTMPGLPKVPAANGIDVTDDGKITGLF; encoded by the coding sequence ATGAAGACGGATATTCAGATTGCTCAGGAAGCAGAAATGAAGCACATCAGAGAGGTGGCAGAGGGTGCAGGGATCGCAGAGGCTGAACTGGAATTTTATGGAAAGTATAAAGCAAAGCTTTCTGATGAACTCTGGGAACGGATCAAGGACCGCGAGGACGGAAAGCTGGTTCTTGTTACAGCCATTAATCCGACCCCGGCGGGAGAGGGAAAGACGACAATTTCTGTAGGTCTTGGACAGGCATTTGCAAAGCTTGGCAAAAAATCAGTGATCGCATTACGCGAACCATCTCTTGGACCATGCTTTGGAATCAAAGGAGGAGCAGCCGGTGGCGGTTATTCACAGGTGGTTCCGATGGAGGATCTGAATCTTCATTTCACGGGAGATTTTCATGCCATCACTTCTGCCAACAATTTGCTGGCAGCAATGCTTGATAATCATATCCAGCAGGGGAATGCCCTGGGGATCGATCCACGTCAGATCGTGTGGAAACGTTGCGTGGACATGAATGACCGTGTCCTGCGGAATATTGTAGTTGGTCTTGGAAGAAAGACCGACGGAATGGTAAGAGAAGATCATTTTGTTATTACAGTCGCCTCCGAGATTATGGCAATTCTCTGCCTTGCAGATGATCTTGCTGATCTTAAGAAGCGTCTGGGAAGAATTATTGTCGCTTATAATTTTAATGGAGATCCGGTGACAGCAGATGATCTGCAGGCAACCGGTGCCATGACTGCACTTTTGAAAGATGCAATCAAGCCAAATCTGATTCAGACACTGGAACATACACCGGCACTGGTCCATGGTGGACCGTTCGCCAATATCGCACATGGATGCAACAGTGTGCGTGCCACAAAGATGGCCCTGAAGCTTGGCGATATTGCAGTGACGGAGGCAGGGTTCGGTGCAGATCTTGGAGCCGAGAAGTTTTTTGATATCAAGTGCCGGATGGCAGGATTGAAGCCGGATGCAGTTGTCCTGGTCGCAACAGTACGTGCATTAAAATACAATGGCGGTGTTGCAAAGGCAGATCTTGCAGAAGAAAATTTAGATGCACTTGCAAAAGGAATTGTAAATCTTGAAAAGCATATTGAAAATATTCAGAAATATGGTGTGCCGGTTGTTGTTACGCTGAATTCTTTTGTATCAGATACGGATGCAGAGAATGCATTTATTGAAAAATTCTGTCATGACCATAACTGTGAGTTTGCACTTTCAGAAGTATGGGAAAAAGGCGGAGAAGGCGGCATCGCACTGGCTGAGAAAGTACTGGAGACGCTGGAGACAAAGGAAAGCCATTTCCATCCACTTTACAGTGAAGAACTTTCTCTGAAAGATAAAATCCGTACGATCGCACAGGAAATCTATGGTGCAAGAGATGTGGTGTATGAACCGGCTGCGTCAAAGCAGATCGCAAAGATCGAAGAGATGGGATTCTCAGATTTCCCGGTATGTATGGCGAAGAATCAGTATTCCCTGTCAGATGATGCGAAGAAGCTTGGAAGACCGGAGAATTTTGATATCCATATCAGAGAAGTCTATGTCAGTGCCGGTGCAGGATTCGTTGTCGCTCTGACGGGTGCAGTAATGACCATGCCTGGACTGCCGAAAGTACCGGCAGCAAATGGAATTGATGTAACAGACGACGGAAAGATTACAGGTCTGTTCTAA